A region of the Pelecanus crispus isolate bPelCri1 chromosome 1, bPelCri1.pri, whole genome shotgun sequence genome:
TCATTATAGAGGTCTGATTCATCCCTTGTTTTCAGCAGGATCCTGATATTTGGTAGGCAAGTAATGCTGCGATACAGAAGATTAAAAGCTAGAACAGTTGCTTCTGACTGTGTCTCATACGGCACATGGCTGGATGGTGTGTCTTTTGGAAATGCACCGAAATCTCTTCACAGCATTACACCAAACAGAACCTTTCTCTGTagcagacaaaattaaaaatactggtGATTTTCACAATTCTGCTCCTGTTTACTGCCACTAAAATGTTCTTGTCCTTAGGGGAATAGTGATTGTACTACAGACAGTTGTGCATATGCAGAATATTGTATTTGTGctaataaatttaaatacacaACCATTTGGAAGATCATAATCCAAAGCTATACATAAGTCAGAAAAAGGAGTCTGGTAGTACATGTAAAGGCAGTATATTACTAATACAAGAAGTTGTAACCTCCAGGCCAAAACAAACTTTGTTAGTACAAAATTAGGGTTGTCTGTTGTGGCCTTTTGAATGCCAAGTTGAATAAACCCAGgcttccaaaaaaaacccctcaagaATTACAGAGTGAAAGCAAATTACTATGTGATCATAACTACTATTCCCCCACTCTTCTGAAATTACTTTCATGTAGTTCAGCTGCATCCAAAGTGTTACATACCAAACTTAGGGAGAGTGGCTGGAACAGTCTAGCAGAACTCCTCCCATGATATGAGTTGCTATTAGTAAATCATAAAAATGTAAGTGGATGTTTATAACAGAAGGAAAGCATTGGAACAAGAACTTCAAGGGATCCATTTTGTctcctttcaaaacatttttttgttaactgGTGTCAGTGGCAAGGTGTAGCAATCATCGAGCCGCAAAGACTCTGGGCAGTTAGGTAGGAGATAAACCATCTGGGGTTGTCCTGATGAATGagtaaaatgtgaaataatataTTGTAAATGAAGGTGAGGAAGTGATTGAGTATGGCAGATATCAGGTTCTTTTTGTACATCACCTTAAAATGTTTGACTGTAGGGCATGTGCAAACTGCTCCTGCTCAACAAAGTTCAGAAACAGTGCAAGTATATGCATTATGGTTATACCTTGAGTCTGAGTGATGAAGGTAAGCTATGGATGCATGAGcatattaaatacatatttctctttttttgtagATATATTAatcattttcttgtttctggaAGTTGGAATTTTATTGATCTATTTTACTGGACTATCATTTACTATTCAGACATTGCTACAGCTAAGGAAAGGTAAGAATAGTATGGAATTTGTAAACACTTCTTGCTCTTCCTATTGACTTTTTTATAGCACACAGGAAATCATGGTTGTATATTTAAATGCTTGTAGCTTTTATTACTAACCTGATTTGGAAAGCTGTGTCTGAAAACCATGGCAATTTTATTACACAGCATTGGCAATAACTTAAGCAGACTAGTACACATCTCCCTTTTCCCATCTACTGAGCTTTCACTCTCTACAATGTATAGTCACATTGTTTCTAAGCTATATTTCACTCTCTTTACATGCTTACcagttttaaaaagctattgGTTTGCTGGAAGTCATTCCTTTTTTGTCTTAACACTTGTTATTGAATCCTAAATATACTACAAACCATAGCTCTTTGGACAGTCAAGGTGATGAAGCTTTAGGGATACTATACTGCTACTCCAATACCTCCCTCATGTTCCTACACTGCCTGACTTCCTGCCTTTGCTGTGAGTAGATACCTTTCCTCTAccatctgcattttctgttttccagaggtTTAAATGGGGTTCAGTTCAATGTCCTACACCCACGAGTCTGCTTCAGAAACAGGTGGGCTGATAAAGTAATACATGCTGTCTGGGAGCTCATGTTTTCTCCAGATCCTAGTACAAGCTCAGAGATAGGAGGAAAGGGACTGAGATCTTTCTTGTGCCTCAAGTGGAAAAACAAGACAGAGGAACTTAAAATATTCTCCAATGGACAGGGAAATCCCTGAGCAATGGATTTATGCTTGTTGTAGAATTAACTTTTTCTTGAATATCATACTTGATattgctttttcaaaagaacaGTACCAGTATATGCCATGCACTAGCTGAAGTAACTGTTAACCACATGAGATCGTCTGGACTTTTTCAGTGCTACAGTTgtattaataaaagaaataatacagtTATTTTCTCCTGAAGTCTTGCTCTGTTGTCTAGAAGTTCCCTCGCATGATGCAAATCTATATGGGCACCTGAAGCACTCAGGCTACTCTGGTAATCAGCCAAGGACTGATTATTATCAGGCTTTCTATGAGGCCCTAGGCAGACTGATGAGCTCTTTGAGAAACAATGCACCAGCTGAATTACTGGTTGAAGCACACAGATCAAACCAAGCAACTGGGCATCTGGCAGGTGCGGAGGAGAGAAAACCGTAGTCTTGTGATGCAGATGAGAGATACGTAGTCCTAGCTACAAGAAGGGGTGCCCAAGGAAGGAAATGTTTGACTTCACACCTCCGAAGAAAGTCATCACCTTTAtgacagtgtcctggtttcggctgggatagagttaattttcttcctagtagcaggcatagtgctgtggtttggatttggtaggagaagaatgttgataacacactgatgtttttagttgttgctcagtactgcttatgctagtcaaggacttttcagcttcccatgctctgccaggtgcacaagaagctgggagggggcacagccaggacagttgatccaagctgaccaaagggctattccataccatatggtgccatgctcagtatataaactgggggggttggccggggagcagcgatcactgctcgggaactgtctgggtatcggtcggcgggtggtgagcaattgcatgtgcatcacttgctttgtatattgttattatcattattatattgttattattattattttacttaattttatttcaattattaaactgttcttatctcaacccaggagtgtttctcactcttactcctccgattctctcccccatcccaccggggcagggggagtgagcgagcggctgcgtggtgctgagttgctggctggggctaaaccacgacagccagCTGTTGCCCTACTGTAAGAAATTGTTGTGTGCGCAGCAGATGTATCAAGGCCTCTCTCCACTCAGATTTGTCTCCCCCATGTCACTCGCTGAACGCTCTTCCTGCAGGCCCTGCCTCTCGCCTCCCGTGCCATTCTGCAGCGCTCGGGCGCTCCTTCCCCCGGGCCGCTCCCCTGCAGCCGCCTCAGCGCCTCACGCCACGCCCGCCTCCctccgccgcagccccccgacGCCCCAGCAGGGCCCCCCGACGCCCCAGCAGGGCCCCCCACCCGGCTGCCGTTCCCTCAGGGGGGACGGCCGCAAGGCCGCCTTCTGCCTGGGGACCGACCCTCGCGGGGCTCGCAGGCTCCGGCCGCTCCCGAGACCGCTGCTCTAATCCAAAATGGTTGCGTTTGCGGCGGCTCGCCCTGCGCGCCGCTCGGGCACCGAGGGAGCCGGACTAGCAAGGAGCAGCCGGGAGGCTTCTGGGCGGCTGATCCTCCCGGGCAGCGCAGCCCGCCGGCGCgcagctgcctctgcagacGCAAAGACCGAGCCGCCGCGGTCTGAGGCGGCTCCGCCGCACGCCGGCGCTGAGAGGGAGCCGCGGTGCCCGATCGTGGgcagggtgcggggggggggggggggggggggggggggggggccaccCCCACGGCCGCGCAGGACGGCGCATGCGCGGGCCCCTCCCCGCGCGCGGCCGCGAGCAGGAGCAGTGGCGGGGAAGGCAGCGCGGGCGATGGTGGGCGGGGCTTTCCTCAGGGACGTTACAACTCGTCGAGGTTGGCGGCGGCGCCATTTTGAATTGGCTGAGGCTCGGAGGCGGTGGGTGCTGAACCGGGCTCCGCATCCCCCGAGAAAACCAGGGAGAAAGGAGCGAGGCCTGAATATGGCAGCGAATAGGAACTTGAAGCAAGTACGGATCGAGAATAGCTCCCCGGCGGCGCCGCTGGGCATGGTGGGGGGTGCTGGCGGCGGCAACCTGAAGGGATTGCGGGGCCTAGAAACGGAGAGTGAGGCAGCGGCGGCCATGGCGCTAGTGCCGAGCAAAGAAGGTGGAGATGAAGAGCAGGAGGTTGGGTTCACCATCGATATCAAAAGCTTTCTCAAACCTGGCGAGAAGAGCTACACGCAGCGCTGCCGGCTGTTCGTGGGGAATCTGCCTACCGATATCACCGAGGAAGATTTCAAGCGCCTCTTCGAGCGCTATGGGGAGCCTAGCGAGGTCTTCATCAATCGGGACCGCGGCTTTGGCTTCATTCGCCTGGTGAGGATTCGCGCGAGCCTCTGTGGCTGCCCCGTAACCCGGGGGCTGCCTTTGCAAGCGGGAAACTCCTGTCCCTTGCCCCCCCACCTTTCCTTATCAGGCGGGTGTAAGAAAAGACAGTAGCTGTCCCTCATTCTTCTTCTTGCTGCTAGCGCTgttccctcagcttcctcttccttctcccccctcccctgttTGCCTCCATACATCCAAGCCAGAGGCCTGCATTGTGAGCAGCCTTCCCAGCCCCTCGCGTTTAGGTTCCCACCTCGCTACGTGGTTTCTCCGCTGGTTTCGGGGCCCCTCCACCAAGTTACCGTATACGTGCTGCTGCCATGGGTATTCCTGCAGTCTGTTGTTATTTAGTGAATGGAAAATGTCGTTGTGCGATCTGCTTTGTTCGTGTAATACCTGTATAAAGGCTTTCCTTACTTAACTGGGAGAATTTATCGTACTTCaggactagaaaaaaaatccttctttgtGCAGAAGCAAATTTCAGACTATACAGTTCATTATAAATACAGGTTTTCTCTATGAAAACACAGTTAATTTTAAAGACTGGACGGGATTGTTTCGAGACACCACTGCTTACACATCGTGAAAATGGAACGTGTAATCTCAGAATTGCAAAGAAATGGGACCTCAGGTGGTTTAAATTACTCGTGCCCAGATAAGACTAGTTTTTTAGCGATAATACAGTATTCGATCGAATATGCTCAAGTGAGCATGCAAAAAAGGAATCATCTGAAAAGCTTATGGCACTGTATTTAGATGTCAATTTAATGTGCAGAATTAGTTTTCGTGACTGCCATGTCTAGAATGCACTGATTTATATCATTCTGGGAATAGCTTTAGAGTGCTTTGGGTGTCTCTAGTCATGATTTTTCCATATATCTTACtggttaggatttttttctttttggttgtCATCTTAAAGATAAGTGCTTGTGGCATTCTGCCATACGTCTTTTACCCTAAGAATCCCCCAGTCTGAAACAGCAATTTTCTGGAGGAAGTGCGATATATTTACACGTCATTACTCAATTTTGTATGTGATACAGATTAAATATAGCTTTTATCTGAACTTCCCTTTTCCATTATGTTTAGGGAATATGTTGTATTTTAACAATTTACCTAGTCAGTTGAACTGTGGAGAAAATGGCTGTAATctaaagaataatttctttaaatgaaaggaTTGCAGGTATCAAACTCAGTGAAAatctctgaaatgagaaaaaaggcaGTTATTGATGCAGGCTGTCTCATGGATGTGGGTGCAGAAAGCCCATAAATGTGAGAAGAATGAATACATGAGCGAAGAAGGTAATTTCATCATTTGTTGATGAAATTTGAATTGGACATCCACTGAGAGTTCATCCAACAGTGGTAATGAGCAAgtgtgatatttttcatttaaaaccaaaacaaaaccccaaaacaccttAGATCCTGTAATGTAATCTATAAAAATACTGCCTCCTACTATATGGAGCTAGGGATGCAGAATATAAACATTTGAGTAAGTAAATGTGAAAGCATCGAGTTTTCAACTCTGCTGAAAGCATTTACAGAGCAGCACAAATGTATCCATCATAATGAGAATTTAAGTCCTCTAACGTGCAAcgggtttttttgcctgtttcGTTTGTTAGAATAAATCATGGAGGATGACAAATGCTTCCCCTGTGCCCCAATCAGTTGACAggaactttggggttttttggggggaaaaaaagaagagttgaaTGACCCTGGTGATAATGTGTTcaggttaaggaaaaaaaatctgctatttTTCTTGGCGGGGGGAACCACAAAAGTGATATCTgttgtctttgaaaataaaatatataaaatattttatatcttGAAAAAGGAATCTAGGACACTGGCTGAAATAGCAAAGGCAGAACTTGATGGTACTATTTTGAAGAGCAGACCACTTCGAATTCGATTTGCTACTCATGGAGCTGCCCTAACGGTCAAGAACCTTTCACCTGTGGTTTCTAATGAGCTGCTGGAACAAGCATTCTCTCAATTTGGGCCAGTGGAAAGAGCTGTTGTTGTAGTAGATGATCGTGGCAGAGCTACAGGAAAAGGTTTCGTAGAGTTTGCAGCAAAACCtccagcacggaaagctctaGAAAGATGCAGTGATGGGGCATTCTTGCTAACAACGTAAGTTCACAGGCTTTTGTTTGAATTTGTATGAGTATATATTTCTGAtgtgaaagaaaactgcattCATGAGTATTCCCtagttcttattttattttcaaattatggAAGCCATGAGGTGAGAAATTAATGTGTTTTACATGAATACCCcaaatactcctttttttttttttttttgtgaggaaaCCCATCTTTTCCTGCTCACTGTTTATAAGACTTGTAATTACCCTATGAGAGTCTGATAGCaacattttgctttgccttGTCTATATGTAATACTACTTTTCCTTCTCTATATAGTAGGGCTTTTTCTACTGACACTTTATTTTCATTGATTGCACTCTTCCTGATCCCAGTAAGAATGTGACAAAATAATATTCCTCTGTGTCTTAGCAAAACAGTGCACTACATTGCTCATATTTCTGTAAACTCAGAAAGCCTTCCTGTGTTTATTTCTATCTCAGAAGTTTATTTGTGGCTTGAAAGGCCAGAAGattttttgggttggttggggttttttttttttcctccctttcaagGGCAAGCAAGCTTGTGAATTACTGCACTTCTCTCTTACATCTCATATTTCTGTACTTGCTGAAGAGAGTTGTTAACTGCTGTGCTTTAACACATTCACTAGTGACgttttcaaatgctttcttaaaGACTGTGAAATGATAGatgttcaggattttttttatttttatggttttcatTTGGGAAAATAAGGCTGTGGTTCCACGGCATGGAAGCTTGGTGCCGTCAAATTGGGGAACTTGTAGTACTTTTTCTGTTCATGCTCTGGCTGCGCTGTTGATATTTTATCTGCTTGAGAACTTTCTGATACTTCCTAAGCCACTTGTGCTTtctaaaacaacagaaaagtattCAGCTGTTTTTGTTGGGTTCATTTTTGGCTATTGAAGCATGTGAAGGTGCTTGCTAACATGGGTGCGATGAACATCAGGTCCAGCAGAGGATAAGGCAGGAGAAAATGTTGCCAGGAGGAGCTTGCAGGTAGGGAAATGGTCTGGGACTCCTCTTTCTCATGATAATCTAATAAATCTTGTGTGCCACTGAGGTGACCTGGTGGCTACATAGTAAATTCAGTCTGAATACATCTCTACTGTTATCAGTAGGTGCCAGCAATTTCTTATCATCCCCTGGGTTTTCTTCGTATTAGTATTTGAATGGAAGCACAGTAAGCCAAACCGGGGAACTAATCCGGTTCATTTACATGAATGCTATTCTTGGCATAAGAGATGTGGCAGGGAAAAGGAAGCTAGCATATGAGGGAGGGTATTACTGTTTTACCAGCTGGATGGATTTGTTGGATTGTAATGACAGTCTAACCATGGCCTGAGTGAATGAATCTTTATCTTGCTTAGGTGGCTGACATGTTCCCTAATGTGCAGTTGCAAAGATAATTAGCATGAATCTGCTGCCACGATACTTTGATGTTTTGCTTCAGAAtctaaaattttacatttttagctGAAAACTCTTTGCCtgatcagaagaaaaatctttcaattCACAGGCTAAATTTATCAAAACTAGGCATTTGAAACATTAATTTAGAGATTTAAAATTGTTGTTTTAAATCATAACTTGTTAACACCGCTGTTTAGTTCCATTTAAATAACAGAACTGCGAGCAATTCCCATGTAGATAACATCGGGAGAAATAGTTGCTGAGTTGTGTGCTCTGTGATTCTAGACTTCATCTTTTTAATCTGCACTCGATGcccaaagttttctttttcagctgttgaTGTTAagatgtattgatttttttttttttcctgtgaaaagatCTGCAAAGTGAAATAAAGGTGTGGAACTCATTAAGTAAGCACCGGTGTTTTGAAAATAGTATCTGTAGCTCTTACCGCTTTAAGGTGTGTATTATAGGCTATGCTCCCAAGACTGATCCACAGAGGGTTTTACACAGTTAAGGATCCTTATACTGCTGTCCTTGGCAGGACTGGCTAATACTTGCCTTTAATTATTACAGATAATGAGAATTCAAGGAAGGTATTTTCAAAGATAAATTAGGATTCTGATTCGTGAGAGTATGATTCTTTGAAGAATGGGTTTTAAATAACttaaacagaaacttttttctaACTATCACTGGAGTATTAATGCCAAATTATGCGGTTTTTAGTTGTAGAGTAACTTTCAAAAGTAACTTAATATTCTGTGGAAACATTAATAGGTTGTGTTGctctgttttgggtttgttggtgCTTTCCTAATATAATCATGACCcttgataaaacaaaaaagtagttccttcctaaatattttgtaattgttTGTAGAtggttttgagatttttttttttaatatttaaataattcatagCAAACAGAACTACATCAAGTAAATTGTGGTTTCTAGGCGGAATATCTGGTTTTGGGCgtagaaacaattattttcaaagataattCTTAAAATCAGGATTCATTGGAATTCTGTGACTTAAGAAGAATTTGCAAGACACAGGAATTATACATAATGTATGTTGGCTTTCTGGAGTATTTCCgcaaaatactaaaataactTCTAACTGCTTCAGTTATGATTCAATTATTCAATTGAAACTGTCTTCCAGAACACCTCGACCTGTTGTTGTAGAACCAATGGAGCAATTTGATGATGAAGATGGGCTTCCGGAGAAGCTAATGCAAAAAACACAACAGTATCACAAGTAAGTTGTGTTtagctttattttataaaacatgaTTTATGTTACTTAGCTTGGTAAATATAtgcttatatttatttttgagttTGTGTAACAGGAAGTAGTGTTTTGTATGTTGTGCTGTTTTGTGTCAAAGGATTAAATAGGACCTTGCCAAGATTTCCTAATCATAGTAGAATTCAGACTTGGCTTGTTGGTTTAACATTCTATGTATTTACTAAACTAGATAGATGCCTGGCCTATGCTGAAATCAGTTGGAGCTTGTTGCCAACCAGGCTATAATCTTTTATGGATTAAGGGTGTGGTCTTATCCTGCAGAGATTTATATACCCACAGATGTTTTGTTCTCTGAACAGCCCCTTAACTGTTtgtgaagtcagtgggaaatAAAATCTTTGCAGCTTCCATGGTCCAGATAAAACTTTGAGCGTGACATGAGAAAGTGAGTCTTGATCATCAGGTGGAAGAGAAGTCACCTAATCTgataatactgatttttaatattgaaatttGATTGCCATTTAGAGATCACGTTGCTTGAAGCTAAAATGCCTATTCTGGTAAGGCTGTAGAATACCactttataaaaatgtgtcACTGTTAGTTACAATATTAGTGTTggaatgtgaaataaaatgttggCACCTTTTAATGTTTAGAGAGTCTGGCTAATATTCTGAGCTGTCTAATAAGctttgatatttatttaaataactgtTTTATGAATTGACTGCTTGCTTTAGAAGGCTGAAGATAGTTAATCTAGTGTTGCAGCTTAGTATTTTGTACTGatgtaaatacaaatttttatcTTAAAGTTATATAAATTGAACAGATTTTACTGGGATAATTTCGCTGATCATATTACTTGTCTTAACAGCTGAATTAAGCTTTGACTGGTTTAGAATGTAGTTATCTGACAGGTTGATTTAAAGTCAGATCTACACTTGAAGTGATTGTTCATAAATTCCTTGGCTGTTGCAGCTGTTGATCTAAATGTGTCCTTCTGTACATTTTAACTGCAATATATTTATTAGGGAAAGAGAACAGCCTCCACGTTTTGCTCAGCCTGGGACATTTGAGTTTGAGTATGCTTCACGGTGGAAGGCCCTtgatgaaatggaaaagcaacagCGTGAACAGGTTGACAGGAACATTAgagaagccaaagaaaaacTAGAGGCAGAAATGGAAGCAGCTAGACATGAGCATCAGCTAATGCTGATGAGGCAAGGTAAAATCAGATAATCTACTAGTATTACATTTGTTTTGTAACGCATTTTCTTTGTGTAGCATATTGAGCTGTATGTTAAACTTAAGAGATTTTGCCAGCTGCTATTTAATGAAATGCATTGAACTGAGAAAAAGGAAGTAATATTTCTCCTTACAAATATTCCTTGATGGTTTGCAGAGATGGCTTAAGAAACTGAGAAAGGGGTGATTGTCTAGGtctgttttcttcactttttaaatttgtctCATGTAAGTAGTTCATGTAAAGAAATTGAATGATAGCTTCACACTCatcagtaaaattattttctggttttggtgttGGCTTATGGTACTAGATAGGACTAAGTACTGTTTGTGAGCcatgtgcaggaaaaaaaaaatgatagctCGTACTTCTTTTGGCTGTTCTGTGTACCTCTGGTATGATTTTAAATGTTACGGTAGctaatgttacttttttttcctttgaaacccAGCTGAGAAGTCTGATGTGTGCATGGAGTTGTATGTATGTAAAAAACTCAAAATAATGTACAGTTGCTATGAATTTCAGTCATTCTTGGAATTTTAAGATCATGTATCCCTCCTTTGTAATTGTTTGGACATCTTGTCTTCTGCTagtgttggggaaaaaagtctagCAATTGCTTTCAGGCCCCATATATAAGAACAGAGCTGAGTGGAGCTTGTGTTTCTTGAGCAGAGAGGACAGTAGCAGGGCGAGTATCTGGTACTTTCTGCATGTTAGCCTTCTCCCCAAAACACGTTTTTCCCAAAATGCTGTGGGCGTGCAGTCACTGCTTTCCAGTTCAGAACTATTGAACTACTACTTGATGTTAGTTCCCTCTGTATGACTGCTAAATTGCAAGGCTTGAGTGGATTGTTTAAATATATTGCAGATCTTTTGGAAAGGATCTTAAGGTTTGTTGTGTGAATgaaacactgaatatttttttaatcttattttttttaaatcttaatttaAGGGAGATTGTGGCtacctaaaaaaaccctcttataCCTAAGAGTGTTAGATCGTATGACAGTACAATAACTAGCTTGATAGGCTGAATAAGAATGCCTTGTAAATTTAAAGGGATTTGAACTTCTTGAGATTTTAAGTAGTGGATGCATTTCAAAACTTAAACCCAGATAACTCATACAAGCTGTCTGCTGCAATTATTTGACTTTACTTAGTGCTTACTCTTAAGAAAGGACATTTTGTTGATAGTATGACTTCCCTGTGTGAGACTggtttatcttaattttttctgctgACTTGAATGACGTGTTGAAAGTATCTTTATGAGCTGGATTGGAGTATTCACTAGTTTGGTGGAATTAAAGCACCTAGATGCTTGGATATATTGAATGTAAACACATagtcttttaaaatctgttttaaaacatttttgtaactGGAGAGAAGATAAAAGGAGAGTATTTGATTTTTTGTATAGTATTCTTAAATCTATTGCAACTGAAAGTTGTCATTAGGAAAAAGTTTACTTagcctgttttttttaaataggcatGCTTGCCTTTAGTGTGAAACCATACTGTTTATGTAAGATCTTGTACTGAAATACAGAACATAATACAgtaaaaaactgtttttaaatgccATATAGTTATTGCAGTGCCTGAAATGACAGCAGTCAAGTTGTTTCTTGGTttattttccaagcaaaaaATGTTAAAGCATTTGGTTTGTATGTAAGCATAGGTATATCTTACAGGTGAGGAATATGAATGttaatcatagaaacatagaatcatttaggttggaagagacctttaagatcgagTCTAACCGTTAACCTaccactaccaagtctaccactaaaccatgttgctaagcaccacatctacatgtcttttaaatacctccagggatggggactccaccacttccctgggcagcttgttccagtgcttgaagaaatttttcctaacatccaatctaaacctcccctggtacaaTTTGAGGCCTTTTCTTCTTGTCCCATAACGtgttacttggaagaagagaccaacattaaccttgctacaaccttctttcaggtagttgtagagagtgataaggtctctgctgagcctccttttctccaggctaaataaccccagttccctcagccgctcctcataaggcctgtgctccagacccttcaccagctttgttgcccttctttggaaacactccagcacctcaatgtctttcttgtagtgaggggcccaaaactggacacagtattccaggtgcggtctCATTTgagtgctgagtacagggggactaTTCGCTTCcctactcctgctggccacactattcctgatacaagccaggatgctgttggccgccttggccacctgggcacactgctggctcatgttcagccggttgtcgaccaacacccccaggtccttttcggccaggcagcttcccagccactcttccccaacctgtagcattgcatggggttgttgtgacccaagtgcaggacccggcacttggccttgttgaatctcatacagttggcctcggcaCATCGATCCAACCtctccagatccctctgcagagccttcctactctcgagcagatcaacactcccgcccaacttggtgtcatctgcaaacttactgagggtgcacttgattCCCTCATCCAGAgcattgataaagatactaaacagtaCTGtccccaatactgagccctggggaacaccacttgtgactggccaccagctggatttaactccattcaccacaactc
Encoded here:
- the PSPC1 gene encoding paraspeckle component 1 isoform X3, whose translation is MAANRNLKQVRIENSSPAAPLGMVGGAGGGNLKGLRGLETESEAAAAMALVPSKEGGDEEQEVGFTIDIKSFLKPGEKSYTQRCRLFVGNLPTDITEEDFKRLFERYGEPSEVFINRDRGFGFIRLESRTLAEIAKAELDGTILKSRPLRIRFATHGAALTVKNLSPVVSNELLEQAFSQFGPVERAVVVVDDRGRATGKGFVEFAAKPPARKALERCSDGAFLLTTTPRPVVVEPMEQFDDEDGLPEKLMQKTQQYHKEREQPPRFAQPGTFEFEYASRWKALDEMEKQQREQVDRNIREAKEKLEAEMEAARHEHQLMLMRQDLMRRQEELRRLEELRNQELQKRKQIQLRHEEEHRRREEEMLRQREQEELRRQQEGGFKPNFMDNREQEMRMGDMGPRGAINMGDAFSPAPAGNQGPPPMMGMNMNNRGTLPGPAMGPGPSMGPEGAANMGTPMMPDNGTVHNERFPQGGPSQMGSPLVSRTGSETPQPPMSGVGAVSGGPGGFGRGNPGGNFEGPNKRRRY
- the PSPC1 gene encoding paraspeckle component 1 isoform X2, translated to MAANRNLKQVRIENSSPAAPLGMVGGAGGGNLKGLRGLETESEAAAAMALVPSKEGGDEEQEVGFTIDIKSFLKPGEKSYTQRCRLFVGNLPTDITEEDFKRLFERYGEPSEVFINRDRGFGFIRLESRTLAEIAKAELDGTILKSRPLRIRFATHGAALTVKNLSPVVSNELLEQAFSQFGPVERAVVVVDDRGRATGKGFVEFAAKPPARKALERCSDGAFLLTTTPRPVVVEPMEQFDDEDGLPEKLMQKTQQYHKEREQPPRFAQPGTFEFEYASRWKALDEMEKQQREQVDRNIREAKEKLEAEMEAARHEHQLMLMRQDLMRRQEELRRLEELRNQELQKRKQIQLRHEEEHRRREEEMLRQREQEELRRQQEGGFKPNFMDNTGLPCKACGNRAA
- the PSPC1 gene encoding paraspeckle component 1 isoform X1, whose product is MAANRNLKQVRIENSSPAAPLGMVGGAGGGNLKGLRGLETESEAAAAMALVPSKEGGDEEQEVGFTIDIKSFLKPGEKSYTQRCRLFVGNLPTDITEEDFKRLFERYGEPSEVFINRDRGFGFIRLESRTLAEIAKAELDGTILKSRPLRIRFATHGAALTVKNLSPVVSNELLEQAFSQFGPVERAVVVVDDRGRATGKGFVEFAAKPPARKALERCSDGAFLLTTTPRPVVVEPMEQFDDEDGLPEKLMQKTQQYHKEREQPPRFAQPGTFEFEYASRWKALDEMEKQQREQVDRNIREAKEKLEAEMEAARHEHQLMLMRQDLMRRQEELRRLEELRNQELQKRKQIQLRHEEEHRRREEEMLRQREQEELRRQQEGGFKPNFMDNMRLAQHLLVTKALLQ